The Candidatus Paceibacterota bacterium genomic sequence CTTCCTGCAGCTCCTTGCGGAGCTGGCGCGTGTCCTGGACTTTGGCGACGATCTGCTGGGCGATGTCCTTGTTGCGGTGGAAGAACTGCAGCAGCTCCTCTCGCACGCGGGTCACCAGGTCGGTGCGAATTTCCGTATTGCCGAGCTTGTTCTTGGTCTGCGACTCGAAGACCGGGTCCTTGAGCCGGATGGACACCGCTCCCACCATGCTCTCGCGCACATCGTCGCCGTCAAACTTCTCCTGCGCGTATTCGTTGACCGCTTTGAGGAGGCCCTCGCGGAAGGCGCTCAGGTGCGTGCCGCCGTCAGTTGTGTATTGGCCGTTGACGAAGGAGTAGAAGGTCTCGCCATACCGGCTGTTGCTGTGGGTGAAGCAGAACTCCAGCGTTTTCTCCGCGTAATGCAGGGGCGGGTAGATGGGCTCGCTGCCGTCGGCCTGCAGGTCCTCCATCACCAGGTCGAACAATCCGTTGCGGGACTGGAACGTCTTGCCGTTATATTGCAGCTTCAACCCGGCGTTCAAGTAGCTGTAATGCCGCAGCCGCCGCTCCACATGCTCGGGCCGGTACTGGACTTCCTTGAACACCTCCGGGTCGGGCTGGAACTCGATAAGCGTCCCGTCCGCTTCCCTGGGCGCCTTGCCGCTCTTCTCATTCTTGAGCTTGCCCTGCTTGAAGGACGCCTCGACGTACTGCCCCTCGCGGAAGCTGCACACGCGAAACACTTTCGAGAGCGCATTGACCGCCTTGGTCCCGACGCCGTTCAGCCCGACGCTGAACTGGAACACGTCGTCGTTGTACTTCGCCCCCGTGTTGATTTTGGACACGCAGTCCACGACTTTCCCCAGCGGGATGCCACGCCCAAAATCACGCACCGACACCGCCCGATCCTGGATGTTGACCTGCACCTCCTTGCCGTAGCCCATGATGTACTCGTCAATGGCGTTGTCCACCACCTCTTTGAGAAGTATGTAGCACCCGTCATCGTAATGGGACCCGTCGCCGATCCGGCCGATGTACATGCCGGTCCGCAGCCGGATGTGCTCCAGCGAGGAGAGCGTCTTGATCTTGCTCTCGTCATAGACGTGTTTCTTGTCGTCTGCCATAGCTTTCAACCTGCTGAATATCAAACCTGCCCGCCTCCTTGCCAATAACAAATGGTTCTTCGCGGATTTCCGGAATACCTCGCTGGCGATTCGTCCTCTGACATTCCCCTGCTTACCTCCAGCACCTCCGCCAAATGGGTGACGGCGCCGTTCCATTGGTCGCACACGCCGGCGTTGGCTTGCGGATGGCTTGACAGTGCGGCGATGCCCCGGTGTGTATCCCATGGGGAGCGCTCCCCATGGGATACACACCGGGGCACCACCGTGCC encodes the following:
- a CDS encoding DNA topoisomerase IV subunit B, which codes for MADDKKHVYDESKIKTLSSLEHIRLRTGMYIGRIGDGSHYDDGCYILLKEVVDNAIDEYIMGYGKEVQVNIQDRAVSVRDFGRGIPLGKVVDCVSKINTGAKYNDDVFQFSVGLNGVGTKAVNALSKVFRVCSFREGQYVEASFKQGKLKNEKSGKAPREADGTLIEFQPDPEVFKEVQYRPEHVERRLRHYSYLNAGLKLQYNGKTFQSRNGLFDLVMEDLQADGSEPIYPPLHYAEKTLEFCFTHSNSRYGETFYSFVNGQYTTDGGTHLSAFREGLLKAVNEYAQEKFDGDDVRESMVGAVSIRLKDPVFESQTKNKLGNTEIRTDLVTRVREELLQFFHRNKDIAQQIVAKVQDTRQLRKELQEVKKLARERAKAITIRIPQLKDCKEHYNKTKGKGKGTMVFLTEGQSAAGSIVSCRDVETQAIFVLRGKPLNVWDLKRDAVYKNDELYNLMRSLDIEDNLEGLRYEKVILATDADVDGLHIRNLLITYFFRFFDQLVRDGHLFVLETPLFRTRNREQTIYCYSEAERDAAAEKLGKSCEITRFKGLGEINPAEFKQFIGKGMRLSQVEYAPKHDAAGILGFYMGKNTPERKDYIMENLVVPVEE